A window from Peromyscus eremicus chromosome 1, PerEre_H2_v1, whole genome shotgun sequence encodes these proteins:
- the LOC131920236 gene encoding STAM-binding protein-like isoform X1, with amino-acid sequence MVLPIYLGDILTPWLTDHQSCPDIKGPFIAGAPKKIRSTIRRHNNATLLTQEQFQLLSSLENIYINNNIPWKSYLELKIYQIKAEVLLNQGLTEEALVMYHKFSTLFMEKLRKGPNKCLSARIRSKINKTINNIFEKFESLKFTLRRNHTKEYEGYLDKMKRKEEEAKNKGFGKHRKYHRRNSRDFPKFNSLLQRLMSRGKVGPSLTPTSTKSEEPSGGSTPVKQTVVCGPQEAIEEITPTPSADTPGETKVAKSPVPNSKGLRPVILPKDLWDRFLLSAKNNTKKGVETCGVLCGTLEKEEYHISHVIIPVQKGKSNYCCMENEEDLLFVQEELGLLTLGWIHTHPTQTAFLSSVDLHTHFCYQKMLPESIAVVCAPKYKQVGIFTLTSYGLKVIEFCPQRGFHSHNQDSALFCDCSHVTIQNSLVTVTDLR; translated from the exons atggtacttcctatttacttag GTGATATTCTCACACCTTGGCTCACAGACCATCAGAGCTGTCCAGATATTAAAGGACCTTTCATTGCTGGAGCTCCAAAGAAG aTCAGGAGCACCATTCGCAGACATAACAATGCCACTCTTCTGACCCAAGAGCAGTTCCAACTTTTAAGCTCTCTGGAGAATATTTACATCAATAATAACATTCCCTGGAAATCTTACCTTGAACTGAAGATCTATCAGATAAAAGCAGAAGTCCTGCTAAATCAAGGCCTCACAGAGGAAGCACTTGTGATGTATCACAAATTTTCAAC ACTCTTTATGGAGAAACTCAGAAAAGGCCCGAATAAGTGTCTTTCAGCTCGAATAAGATCCAAAATCAACAAG actataaataacatttttgaaaaatttgaGAGCCTTAAATTCACACTCCGAAGAAATCATACTAAGGAGTATGAAGGCTACCTAGATAAG atgaaaagaaaagaggaagaggcaaAAAACAAGGGGTTCGGGAAGCATAGAAAATATCATAGACGAAACTCCCGAGACTTCCCCAAATTCAACTCTCTTCTACAAAGACTTATGAGTCGTGGAAAGGTGGGCCCCAGCCTGACACCAACATCTACAAAGTCTGAAGAGCCTTCAGGAGGAAGCACACCTGTGAAACAAACAGTGGTGTGTGGCCCACAGGAAGCCATCGAGGAGATAACCCCCACCCCTTCAGCAGACACTCCTGGGGAGACTAAGGTGGCGAAAAGCCCAG TTCCGAACTCCAAAGGCCTCCGCCCTGTGATCCTTCCAAAAGACTTATGGGATAGGTTCCTGCTTTCtgccaaaaacaacacaaaaaaaggaGTGGAAACATGCGGAGTCTTATGTGGTACCCTG gaaaaggaagaatacCACATCAGTCATGTTATAATCCCTGTGCAGAAGGGAAAGTCTAATTACTGTTGTATGGAGAACGAGGAGGATCTCCTTTTTGTTCAAGAAGAGCTGGGGCTTCTCACCTTAGGTTGGATTCAT ACCCATCCAACCCAGACAGCCTTCTTGTCGAGTGTGGATTTACACACTCATTTTTGTTACCAGAAGATGCTCCCAGAATCCATTGCAGTGGTGTGTGCACCCAAGTATAAACA AGTCGGAATTTTTACACTAACATCTTATGGATTAAAAGTAATAGAATTCTGTCCCCAGAGAGGATTTCATTCTCATAAtcaggactcagctctcttctgt GACTGCAGTCACGTCACCATCCAAAACAGCCTGGTGACTGTCACAGATTTGCGATGA
- the LOC131920236 gene encoding STAM-binding protein-like isoform X3: MSGDILTPWLTDHQSCPDIKGPFIAGAPKKIRSTIRRHNNATLLTQEQFQLLSSLENIYINNNIPWKSYLELKIYQIKAEVLLNQGLTEEALVMYHKFSTLFMEKLRKGPNKCLSARIRSKINKTINNIFEKFESLKFTLRRNHTKEYEGYLDKMKRKEEEAKNKGFGKHRKYHRRNSRDFPKFNSLLQRLMSRGKVGPSLTPTSTKSEEPSGGSTPVKQTVVCGPQEAIEEITPTPSADTPGETKVAKSPVPNSKGLRPVILPKDLWDRFLLSAKNNTKKGVETCGVLCGTLEKEEYHISHVIIPVQKGKSNYCCMENEEDLLFVQEELGLLTLGWIHTHPTQTAFLSSVDLHTHFCYQKMLPESIAVVCAPKYKQVGIFTLTSYGLKVIEFCPQRGFHSHNQDSALFCDCSHVTIQNSLVTVTDLR, from the exons ATGTCTG GTGATATTCTCACACCTTGGCTCACAGACCATCAGAGCTGTCCAGATATTAAAGGACCTTTCATTGCTGGAGCTCCAAAGAAG aTCAGGAGCACCATTCGCAGACATAACAATGCCACTCTTCTGACCCAAGAGCAGTTCCAACTTTTAAGCTCTCTGGAGAATATTTACATCAATAATAACATTCCCTGGAAATCTTACCTTGAACTGAAGATCTATCAGATAAAAGCAGAAGTCCTGCTAAATCAAGGCCTCACAGAGGAAGCACTTGTGATGTATCACAAATTTTCAAC ACTCTTTATGGAGAAACTCAGAAAAGGCCCGAATAAGTGTCTTTCAGCTCGAATAAGATCCAAAATCAACAAG actataaataacatttttgaaaaatttgaGAGCCTTAAATTCACACTCCGAAGAAATCATACTAAGGAGTATGAAGGCTACCTAGATAAG atgaaaagaaaagaggaagaggcaaAAAACAAGGGGTTCGGGAAGCATAGAAAATATCATAGACGAAACTCCCGAGACTTCCCCAAATTCAACTCTCTTCTACAAAGACTTATGAGTCGTGGAAAGGTGGGCCCCAGCCTGACACCAACATCTACAAAGTCTGAAGAGCCTTCAGGAGGAAGCACACCTGTGAAACAAACAGTGGTGTGTGGCCCACAGGAAGCCATCGAGGAGATAACCCCCACCCCTTCAGCAGACACTCCTGGGGAGACTAAGGTGGCGAAAAGCCCAG TTCCGAACTCCAAAGGCCTCCGCCCTGTGATCCTTCCAAAAGACTTATGGGATAGGTTCCTGCTTTCtgccaaaaacaacacaaaaaaaggaGTGGAAACATGCGGAGTCTTATGTGGTACCCTG gaaaaggaagaatacCACATCAGTCATGTTATAATCCCTGTGCAGAAGGGAAAGTCTAATTACTGTTGTATGGAGAACGAGGAGGATCTCCTTTTTGTTCAAGAAGAGCTGGGGCTTCTCACCTTAGGTTGGATTCAT ACCCATCCAACCCAGACAGCCTTCTTGTCGAGTGTGGATTTACACACTCATTTTTGTTACCAGAAGATGCTCCCAGAATCCATTGCAGTGGTGTGTGCACCCAAGTATAAACA AGTCGGAATTTTTACACTAACATCTTATGGATTAAAAGTAATAGAATTCTGTCCCCAGAGAGGATTTCATTCTCATAAtcaggactcagctctcttctgt GACTGCAGTCACGTCACCATCCAAAACAGCCTGGTGACTGTCACAGATTTGCGATGA
- the LOC131920236 gene encoding STAM-binding protein-like isoform X2, protein MSGDILTPWLTDHQSCPDIKGPFIAGAPKKIRSTIRRHNNATLLTQEQFQLLSSLENIYINNNIPWKSYLELKIYQIKAEVLLNQGLTEEALVMYHKFSTLFMEKLRKGPNKCLSARIRSKINKTINNIFEKFESLKFTLRRNHTKEYEGYLDKMKRKEEEAKNKGFGKHRKYHRRNSRDFPKFNSLLQRLMSRGKVGPSLTPTSTKSEEPSGGSTPVKQTVVCGPQEAIEEITPTPSADTPGETKVAKSPVPNSKGLRPVILPKDLWDRFLLSAKNNTKKGVETCGVLCGTLEKEEYHISHVIIPVQKGKSNYCCMENEEDLLFVQEELGLLTLGWIHTHPTQTAFLSSVDLHTHFCYQKMLPESIAVVCAPKYKQVGIFTLTSYGLKVIEFCPQRGFHSHNQDSALFCDCSHVTIQNSLVTVTDLR, encoded by the exons ATGTcag GTGATATTCTCACACCTTGGCTCACAGACCATCAGAGCTGTCCAGATATTAAAGGACCTTTCATTGCTGGAGCTCCAAAGAAG aTCAGGAGCACCATTCGCAGACATAACAATGCCACTCTTCTGACCCAAGAGCAGTTCCAACTTTTAAGCTCTCTGGAGAATATTTACATCAATAATAACATTCCCTGGAAATCTTACCTTGAACTGAAGATCTATCAGATAAAAGCAGAAGTCCTGCTAAATCAAGGCCTCACAGAGGAAGCACTTGTGATGTATCACAAATTTTCAAC ACTCTTTATGGAGAAACTCAGAAAAGGCCCGAATAAGTGTCTTTCAGCTCGAATAAGATCCAAAATCAACAAG actataaataacatttttgaaaaatttgaGAGCCTTAAATTCACACTCCGAAGAAATCATACTAAGGAGTATGAAGGCTACCTAGATAAG atgaaaagaaaagaggaagaggcaaAAAACAAGGGGTTCGGGAAGCATAGAAAATATCATAGACGAAACTCCCGAGACTTCCCCAAATTCAACTCTCTTCTACAAAGACTTATGAGTCGTGGAAAGGTGGGCCCCAGCCTGACACCAACATCTACAAAGTCTGAAGAGCCTTCAGGAGGAAGCACACCTGTGAAACAAACAGTGGTGTGTGGCCCACAGGAAGCCATCGAGGAGATAACCCCCACCCCTTCAGCAGACACTCCTGGGGAGACTAAGGTGGCGAAAAGCCCAG TTCCGAACTCCAAAGGCCTCCGCCCTGTGATCCTTCCAAAAGACTTATGGGATAGGTTCCTGCTTTCtgccaaaaacaacacaaaaaaaggaGTGGAAACATGCGGAGTCTTATGTGGTACCCTG gaaaaggaagaatacCACATCAGTCATGTTATAATCCCTGTGCAGAAGGGAAAGTCTAATTACTGTTGTATGGAGAACGAGGAGGATCTCCTTTTTGTTCAAGAAGAGCTGGGGCTTCTCACCTTAGGTTGGATTCAT ACCCATCCAACCCAGACAGCCTTCTTGTCGAGTGTGGATTTACACACTCATTTTTGTTACCAGAAGATGCTCCCAGAATCCATTGCAGTGGTGTGTGCACCCAAGTATAAACA AGTCGGAATTTTTACACTAACATCTTATGGATTAAAAGTAATAGAATTCTGTCCCCAGAGAGGATTTCATTCTCATAAtcaggactcagctctcttctgt GACTGCAGTCACGTCACCATCCAAAACAGCCTGGTGACTGTCACAGATTTGCGATGA